In Nitrospirota bacterium, the genomic window GCCTTCTTCTGGTCGGCGTCTTCCACCCCGAAAGAATAGCAGATGGGGGCGGGGAAATTCAAACGGGCACGGAGCCCGACTTCTTCGCCTAAGGCATTATCTTTATTACGTTTTTAGCCTGTCCGGGAAGAGCGTAGCGGCTCGGGAGCCGCCCCGCGCGCAGCGGCGGAGGAAGGGGCCGGATTTGTTGACAACGCTTATTTTTTCCTTTAATGTCTATATAAACATTCGCGGAGGAATGCATGGAAAAATGGAGATGCACCGTTTGCGGCTACATCTATGACCCGGAAGCCGGAGACCCCGACGGGGGCGTGGAGCCGGGAATCCCTTTTGAAGACCTTCCCGAGGACTGGGTGTGCCCCGTGTGCGGGGCTCCCAAGGAAGAATTCGAGAAGCTTTCGGAATAGAAAGAGAGGTGCTTCATGGACGCCATAGACATTTCCCTCAAGATGGAAACAGACGCCGTCGAGTTCTATACGAAGGCCGCCGACAGGACGGACCATCCGGTCGGCAAGAAGATGTTCCTCTCCATCGCCGACGACGAAAGGCGCCACATAGACATGCTCAACGCCCTCTTGAAGGGGATGCACCTGTCCCACAAGGACGTCAACCCCATGGCTGAGATAAGAACGGTCTTCCAGCAGATGAAGGACCAGATGCAGCAGCAGGTGCGGGCCACCACCGACGAGATAGAGGCCCTCACCATGGCCATGCGGATGGAGCAGGAGAGCTACGACTACTACGCGAAGATGTCCAGGGAGGCCCCCGACCCCAAGAGCAGGGACCTCTTCGCACGGCTGGTCAAGGAAGAACAGCAGCACTACGAAATCTTCTCCAACACCCTTTCGTTCCTCACCGACACGGGCAACTGGTTCATGTGGGAGGAGCACAGCATCGTGGACGGGGGGACGCCCTGGGCCTAGCCCGGGGTGTGGAGAAGACGTGTGGACTATTCGGTCAAGATAGGCGGCGAGGCGGGACAGGGCATACAGACGGTGGGAGGCCTTCTGGCCGAGGTCGCAGGCACGGCGGGCTACCAC contains:
- a CDS encoding rubredoxin, which produces MEKWRCTVCGYIYDPEAGDPDGGVEPGIPFEDLPEDWVCPVCGAPKEEFEKLSE
- a CDS encoding ferritin family protein, which codes for MDAIDISLKMETDAVEFYTKAADRTDHPVGKKMFLSIADDERRHIDMLNALLKGMHLSHKDVNPMAEIRTVFQQMKDQMQQQVRATTDEIEALTMAMRMEQESYDYYAKMSREAPDPKSRDLFARLVKEEQQHYEIFSNTLSFLTDTGNWFMWEEHSIVDGGTPWA